In Gossypium arboreum isolate Shixiya-1 chromosome 5, ASM2569848v2, whole genome shotgun sequence, a single genomic region encodes these proteins:
- the LOC108450296 gene encoding uncharacterized protein LOC108450296 → MENEFLSKVEDNTAVRAWSGKFQTEKGDSLTEGYTSELQNFTRIIVTQNKLQELKDIWTSWDECIKQLFYQSYGDIPYLLDVKVDKRLFRGMAQFWNAAYNCFTFGEVDLVPTLEEYTTLLRSSKAQARKIYAKLTNSQTFAKRLVNISGMSESWVTARIQQNGDSKCILWENLRDLILTHPDVKKRVEIFDLSIYGLVIFLRALRHIDEAVTDLFDRLGKGVTPVPAILAETFRSLNMCRKAEEGRFIGCAQLLMVWFHGHFWKVDKVSYRVFSEGYSPLKEEIVM, encoded by the coding sequence atggagaatgaatttcttagtaaagttGAGGATAATACGGCCGTCCGTGCATGGTCAGGGAAGTTTCAAACCGAGAAAGGGGATAGCCTGACAGAAGGATATACATCAGAGTTGCAGAATTTTACCCGCATCATTGTGACACAGAACAAGCTGCAGGAGTTGAAGGATATATGGACTAGTTGGGATGAGTGCATTAAACAGTTGTTCTACCAAAGTTATGGTGATATACCGTACTTGCTTGATGTTAAGGTGGATAAGCGTTTGTTCCGAGGTATGGCTCAATTTTGGAATGCCGCTTATAATTGTTTCACATTTGGAGAAGTAGATTTGGTTCCTACCTTAGAAGAATACACTACTTTGTTGAGGAGTTCAAAGGCTCAAGCCAGGAAAATTTATGCTAAGCTTACTAATAGTCAAACTTTTGCGAAGAGGTTGGTGAATATTTCGGGGATGAGTGAATCTTGGGTCACTGCTCGAATTCAACAGAATGGGGATAGCAAGTGTATTCTTTGGGAAAATTTGAGAGATTTGATTTTGACGCACCCAGATGTGAAGAAAAGGGTTGAAATTTTTGACTTAAGCATCTATGGGTTGGTGATTTTTCTTAGGGCTTTAAGACATATTGATGAGGCAGTAACTGATTTGTTTGATCGTCTCGGGAAAGGAGTCACACCTGTACCTGCAATACTGGCCGAGACGTTTAGATCTTTGAATATGTGCCGGAAGGCCGAGGAAGGTCGATTTATTGGCTGCGCACAGTTGTTAATGGTATGGTTTCATGGGCATTTTTGGAAAGTAGATAAGGTATCGTACCGAGTTTTCTCCGAAGGCTACTCCCCGTTAAAAGAAGAGATAGTGATGTAA